In Streptomyces sp. SN-593, a single genomic region encodes these proteins:
- a CDS encoding TetR/AcrR family transcriptional regulator: protein MVQKTVPEGPAKASKPAKVSARERLLLAADELFYAEGVQSVGIDRVIEHAGVAKASLYNCFGSKESLVRAYLEHRHERSVDRITRVLTRFRTPRERLLGMFDAQGELITSPGYNGCAFAAASAEAPPGGSVQQASDDYRAWMRGLFAELAAEVGVADPEGLARQLHLLYDGATLSSRMDRDPTAASVAREAAAVLVDAAPMAEDRDREAAEIDAGAAANIARHAKDAEKGRVRPAARG, encoded by the coding sequence ATGGTGCAGAAGACCGTGCCGGAAGGGCCGGCCAAGGCGTCCAAGCCGGCGAAGGTCTCCGCGCGGGAGCGCCTGCTCCTCGCCGCCGACGAGCTGTTCTACGCGGAGGGCGTGCAGTCGGTCGGCATCGACCGCGTCATCGAGCACGCCGGAGTGGCCAAGGCGTCCCTGTACAACTGCTTCGGCAGCAAGGAGAGCCTGGTCAGGGCGTATCTCGAACACCGTCACGAGCGGAGCGTCGACCGGATCACCCGGGTGCTGACCCGGTTCCGCACCCCTCGGGAGCGGCTGCTCGGCATGTTCGACGCGCAGGGCGAGCTGATCACCTCGCCGGGGTACAACGGGTGCGCGTTCGCCGCGGCCAGCGCCGAGGCGCCCCCCGGCGGCTCCGTCCAGCAGGCGTCGGACGACTACCGCGCCTGGATGCGGGGGCTGTTCGCCGAACTCGCCGCCGAGGTCGGGGTCGCCGACCCCGAGGGCCTCGCCCGCCAACTCCACCTGCTCTACGACGGCGCCACGCTCAGCTCCCGGATGGACCGCGACCCCACGGCCGCGTCCGTGGCGCGCGAGGCGGCCGCCGTGCTGGTGGACGCGGCGCCGATGGCCGAGGACCGGGACCGGGAGGCGGCCGAGATCGACGCCGGGGCCGCGGCGAATATCGCCCGACATGCGAAGGATGCGGAGAAAGGGCGTGTTCGACCCGCCGCCCGTGGGTAA
- a CDS encoding DNA polymerase ligase N-terminal domain-containing protein gives MTASDTSNTPDRDPAGETGGTGSAGGSDRAGRRTARGDDRRDRLAAYHRKRDFGRTAEPRGGRAPAGGGPAYVVQIHDATRTHFDFRLEVDGVLKSWAVPKGPSTDPRDKRLAVPTEDHPMEYRDFEGVIEAGEYGGGTVIVWDAGGYRNASTDRSGREIPFAEALARGHASFRLVGGKLRGRWSLTRFRKGEPGTEDESGHARGEAWLLVRSAEEGPRGGGRAAARRSRARRPPAPGQTPAQPGGADPRSRGRGTPDPHLARSTRTGRTLAQVAEAGGPTWHSDR, from the coding sequence GTGACCGCTTCGGACACCTCGAACACCCCGGACCGCGACCCCGCCGGCGAGACCGGCGGCACCGGTAGCGCCGGCGGCAGCGACCGCGCCGGACGCCGTACCGCCCGGGGCGACGACCGCCGAGACCGGCTCGCGGCCTACCACCGCAAGCGCGACTTCGGCCGGACCGCCGAACCGCGCGGCGGCCGCGCCCCCGCGGGCGGCGGCCCCGCGTACGTCGTGCAGATCCACGACGCGACCCGCACCCACTTCGACTTCCGGCTGGAGGTCGACGGTGTGCTCAAGTCCTGGGCGGTGCCCAAGGGCCCCTCGACCGATCCGCGGGACAAGCGGCTCGCGGTGCCGACCGAGGACCACCCCATGGAGTACCGCGACTTCGAGGGCGTGATCGAGGCGGGCGAGTACGGCGGCGGGACGGTGATCGTCTGGGACGCGGGCGGCTACCGCAACGCGAGCACCGACCGGTCCGGCCGCGAGATCCCCTTCGCCGAGGCCCTGGCGCGCGGCCACGCGTCCTTCCGGCTGGTCGGCGGGAAGCTGCGCGGGCGCTGGTCGCTGACCCGTTTCCGCAAGGGCGAGCCCGGCACCGAGGACGAGAGCGGGCACGCCCGCGGCGAGGCGTGGCTGCTGGTCCGGTCCGCGGAGGAGGGCCCGCGCGGGGGAGGGCGCGCCGCCGCCCGCCGTAGCCGCGCGCGCCGTCCCCCCGCGCCGGGTCAGACCCCGGCCCAGCCGGGCGGCGCCGATCCGCGCTCCCGCGGCCGTGGCACCCCCGACCCGCACCTGGCCCGCAGCACGCGGACCGGCCGCACCCTCGCGCAGGTGGCCGAGGCGGGCGGCCCGACCTGGCACTCGGACCGTTGA
- a CDS encoding MgtC/SapB family protein, translated as MELAMWGEATGQGWSQIGELGLAFVLSAAIGLEREVRQKSAGMRTHTLVGLGAALIMLVSKYGFSDVLGGHTVLDPSRVAAQIVSGIGFIGGGLIFVRQDVVRGLTTAAVVWMTAAIGMAAGAGLPVLALVVAGAHFLIVLGFAPLAARIPGSTRSPAWLRLDYEDGRGVLRTALESCTSMGFNVVDLSAEHDHEPEHRGGVTVHLTVQGPRPVVELASALAEIEGVHRVSTTQDDAIE; from the coding sequence ATGGAACTGGCGATGTGGGGCGAAGCGACCGGTCAGGGCTGGTCGCAGATCGGGGAGTTGGGGCTCGCGTTCGTGCTGTCGGCGGCGATCGGGCTCGAACGCGAGGTGCGGCAGAAGAGCGCGGGGATGCGCACCCACACGCTCGTCGGGCTCGGTGCGGCGCTGATCATGCTGGTGTCGAAGTACGGCTTCAGCGACGTGCTCGGCGGCCACACCGTGCTGGACCCCTCGCGGGTGGCGGCCCAGATCGTCTCCGGTATCGGCTTCATCGGCGGCGGGCTGATCTTCGTCCGGCAGGACGTGGTGCGGGGGCTGACCACGGCGGCGGTGGTGTGGATGACGGCCGCGATCGGCATGGCGGCGGGCGCCGGGCTGCCGGTGCTGGCGCTGGTCGTGGCGGGCGCGCACTTCCTGATCGTGCTCGGCTTCGCGCCGCTGGCCGCCCGCATCCCCGGCTCGACCCGGTCCCCCGCCTGGCTGAGGCTGGACTACGAGGACGGCCGCGGGGTGCTGCGGACCGCGTTGGAGTCCTGCACGAGCATGGGCTTCAACGTCGTCGACCTGTCCGCCGAGCACGACCACGAACCCGAGCACCGCGGCGGCGTCACGGTGCACCTGACGGTGCAGGGGCCGCGGCCGGTGGTGGAGCTCGCGTCGGCGCTCGCGGAGATCGAGGGCGTGCACCGGGTGAGCACGACGCAGGACGACGCCATCGAGTAG
- a CDS encoding type II toxin-antitoxin system VapB family antitoxin: protein MPSPGNHKGVDGVPDRPAREGPEHGTKTKAKAVRLAMEDAVKRHLRQEFFDAMDAGELDFSEIVETTGPRDADGSLKRHNGQNGDPAA, encoded by the coding sequence ATGCCATCTCCGGGGAACCACAAGGGCGTTGACGGCGTCCCCGACCGACCGGCGCGGGAGGGCCCGGAGCACGGCACGAAGACGAAGGCGAAGGCTGTCCGCCTCGCCATGGAGGACGCCGTCAAGCGCCATCTGCGGCAGGAGTTCTTCGACGCCATGGACGCAGGCGAACTCGACTTCAGCGAGATCGTGGAGACCACCGGCCCGCGCGACGCCGACGGCTCCCTGAAGCGCCACAACGGTCAGAACGGCGACCCCGCCGCCTGA
- a CDS encoding MDR family MFS transporter — protein MSSSSRTSPPSGAASNPPAPAAGPAPGGLTHRQILTILSGLMLGMFLAALDQTIVSTAIRTIADDLHGLNQQAWTTTAYLITSTITTPLYGKLSDIHGRKPYFIAAISIFIVGSVLCTFSTSMIELAVFRAFQGIGAGGLMSLALAIIGDIVPPRERARYQGYILAVFATSSVAGPLIGGFLAGQSSVLAIAGWRWVFLVNVPIGIIGLFVVARVLNVPHTRREHRIDWWGALTIVLGVVPLLLIAEQGESWGWLSARALVCYVVGVVGVVAWVLVERRMGDEALIPMRLFRNTVFSRTSLLSLLVGMVMFGGMLMIPQYLQIVKGASPTRSGLEMLPLMLGMMSASIGTGQIVSRTGRYKIFPVIGTALMIVSMLLFHYKVQWNTPLPETMVFMALMGAGLGLTMQTLVLAVQNAVPPQDMGTATASATFFRQLGGTAGTAIFLSVLFSTVGGKITTALGRAKTHPDFQKALAEHPDALSPQSARSVVTDSSFLKRLDPALAAPFKQGFADSMHLVFIIVAGVAVLAFLLMLTIKEVPLRRLSGAQARAQAEAEAAAAKEL, from the coding sequence GTGAGCAGTAGCAGCCGGACCTCACCACCGTCAGGGGCGGCCTCGAACCCCCCGGCGCCCGCGGCCGGCCCGGCGCCGGGCGGGCTGACCCACCGCCAGATCCTGACCATCCTCAGCGGCCTGATGCTGGGCATGTTCCTGGCCGCGCTCGACCAGACCATCGTCAGCACCGCGATCCGCACCATCGCCGACGACCTGCACGGCCTGAACCAGCAGGCGTGGACCACCACCGCCTACCTGATCACGTCGACCATCACCACCCCGCTCTACGGCAAGCTGTCCGACATACACGGCCGCAAGCCGTACTTCATCGCCGCGATCAGCATCTTCATCGTGGGCTCGGTGCTGTGCACCTTCTCCACCTCGATGATCGAACTGGCGGTCTTCCGCGCCTTCCAGGGCATCGGGGCCGGCGGTCTGATGTCACTGGCGCTGGCGATCATCGGCGACATCGTGCCGCCGCGCGAACGGGCCCGCTACCAGGGCTACATCCTCGCGGTCTTCGCCACCTCCAGCGTGGCCGGGCCGCTGATCGGCGGGTTCCTCGCCGGCCAGTCCTCGGTGCTGGCGATCGCCGGCTGGCGCTGGGTGTTCCTGGTGAACGTGCCGATCGGCATCATCGGGCTCTTCGTCGTGGCGAGGGTGCTCAACGTGCCGCACACCCGGCGCGAGCACCGCATCGACTGGTGGGGCGCGCTGACCATCGTGCTCGGCGTGGTGCCGCTGCTGCTCATCGCCGAGCAGGGCGAGTCGTGGGGCTGGCTCTCCGCGCGGGCCCTGGTCTGCTACGTGGTCGGCGTCGTCGGGGTGGTCGCCTGGGTCCTCGTCGAGCGGCGCATGGGCGACGAGGCGCTGATCCCGATGCGGCTGTTCCGCAACACCGTCTTCAGCCGGACCAGCCTGCTCAGCCTGCTGGTCGGCATGGTGATGTTCGGCGGGATGCTGATGATCCCGCAGTACCTCCAGATCGTGAAGGGCGCGAGCCCGACCAGGTCGGGTCTGGAGATGCTGCCGCTGATGCTCGGAATGATGAGCGCCTCGATCGGCACCGGCCAGATCGTCTCCAGGACGGGGCGCTACAAGATCTTCCCGGTGATCGGCACCGCGCTGATGATCGTCTCCATGCTGCTGTTCCACTACAAGGTGCAGTGGAACACCCCGCTGCCCGAGACCATGGTGTTCATGGCGCTGATGGGCGCCGGGCTCGGCCTGACCATGCAGACGCTGGTGCTGGCGGTGCAGAACGCGGTCCCACCGCAGGACATGGGCACCGCGACCGCGTCGGCGACGTTCTTCCGCCAGCTCGGCGGCACCGCGGGCACCGCGATCTTCCTGTCCGTGCTCTTCAGCACGGTCGGCGGCAAGATCACCACGGCGCTCGGCAGGGCGAAGACGCACCCGGACTTCCAGAAGGCGCTCGCCGAGCACCCGGACGCGCTGTCGCCGCAGAGCGCCAGGTCGGTGGTCACCGACTCGTCCTTCCTCAAGCGCCTCGACCCGGCGCTGGCCGCGCCCTTCAAGCAGGGGTTCGCCGACTCGATGCACCTGGTGTTCATCATCGTCGCCGGGGTCGCCGTGCTCGCCTTCCTCCTGATGCTCACCATCAAGGAGGTCCCGCTCCGCAGGCTCTCCGGCGCCCAGGCCCGCGCCCAGGCCGAGGCCGAGGCGGCCGCGGCCAAGGAGCTGTAG
- a CDS encoding SPW repeat protein gives MATDSTHSPTSPSTRSTMEDHPDIRSLRDQYAAVGSKPMAGLVEGLCLLTGLYLAISPWVVGFTGLTSLRVTNLVVGIALAVLAMGYGSVLERTHGLGWVAIAIGVWTIIAPWVVAGDADITKTIWNNAVVGGVACLLGLATMGMGLMKRKVRA, from the coding sequence ATGGCCACCGATTCGACTCATTCGCCGACTTCTCCGTCGACGCGCTCGACCATGGAGGACCACCCGGACATCAGGTCCCTGCGGGACCAGTACGCCGCGGTGGGCAGCAAGCCGATGGCCGGCCTGGTCGAGGGGCTGTGCCTCCTCACCGGCCTGTACCTGGCCATCTCGCCGTGGGTGGTGGGCTTCACCGGCCTGACCAGCCTGAGGGTCACCAACCTCGTGGTGGGTATCGCCCTGGCCGTGCTGGCCATGGGGTACGGCTCCGTTCTGGAGCGGACCCACGGACTCGGCTGGGTCGCGATCGCGATCGGCGTGTGGACGATCATCGCCCCGTGGGTGGTCGCGGGGGACGCGGACATCACCAAGACGATCTGGAACAACGCGGTGGTCGGTGGTGTTGCGTGCCTGCTTGGCCTGGCCACGATGGGCATGGGCCTGATGAAGCGCAAGGTCCGTGCGTGA
- a CDS encoding SDR family oxidoreductase, with the protein MRVFVTGGSGFVGGAVVRDLVGAGHQVLGLARSDASAAVLAAAGATPHRGSLEDLDSLRAGASGADGVVHTAFDTADLARFAENGRTERSALRAIGGVLAGSGRPLVVTAGFAPVVPEQPGRPVTEDDLPRPAGPFGRDAELTAAALVEDGVCVSVVRLPCVHGDGDRFTVPRYIDVAVRTGVSAYVGDGGNRWPAVHHADAARVYRLALEAAVPGARHHAVAEEGVPFRDVAEVIGRRLCVPVTSLGADEAAAHFGVLAYFAQSDGPASSTLTRQRLGWEPVGPGLLRDIDRPSYYTAPAAPRPT; encoded by the coding sequence ATGCGCGTCTTCGTCACCGGCGGCTCGGGTTTCGTCGGCGGCGCCGTCGTACGCGACCTGGTCGGCGCCGGCCACCAGGTGCTCGGGCTCGCCCGGTCCGACGCGTCCGCCGCCGTGCTCGCGGCGGCCGGCGCGACGCCGCACCGCGGTTCGCTGGAGGACCTGGACAGCCTGCGGGCCGGGGCGTCCGGGGCCGACGGCGTCGTGCACACCGCCTTCGACACCGCCGACCTGGCGCGGTTCGCCGAGAACGGCCGGACGGAGCGGTCCGCGCTGCGGGCGATCGGCGGCGTACTGGCCGGCAGCGGCCGCCCGCTGGTGGTCACGGCCGGGTTCGCGCCGGTGGTCCCGGAACAACCGGGACGGCCCGTCACCGAGGACGACCTGCCGCGGCCCGCGGGGCCGTTCGGCCGCGACGCCGAGCTGACCGCCGCGGCCCTCGTCGAGGACGGTGTGTGCGTGTCGGTGGTGCGCCTGCCCTGCGTGCACGGCGACGGCGACCGGTTCACCGTCCCCCGCTACATCGACGTCGCCGTCCGCACGGGGGTCTCGGCGTACGTCGGCGACGGCGGCAACCGCTGGCCCGCCGTCCACCACGCGGACGCCGCCCGCGTCTACCGGCTCGCGCTCGAAGCGGCGGTCCCCGGGGCGCGCCACCACGCGGTGGCGGAGGAGGGGGTGCCCTTCCGGGACGTCGCCGAGGTCATCGGCCGCCGCCTCTGCGTCCCGGTGACCTCCCTCGGCGCCGACGAGGCGGCCGCGCACTTCGGCGTCCTCGCGTACTTCGCGCAGTCCGACGGCCCCGCGTCCAGCACGCTCACCCGGCAGCGGCTCGGCTGGGAGCCCGTGGGCCCGGGACTCCTGCGCGACATCGACCGCCCGTCCTACTACACCGCGCCGGCGGCCCCCCGCCCCACCTGA
- a CDS encoding PIN domain nuclease, translating to MQDRYLIDQSALARWTKPGVKTVLTPLHERCLLAVCQPTEYEMVHSARDTTEATRISTWLHAFDYLPTDEDAFSRALEIQRHALDAGFHRALSLPDLLIAATAALNGRTVLHYDGDFDMIASLTGQPTRWVVPLGTADR from the coding sequence ATGCAGGACCGCTACCTGATCGACCAGTCCGCCCTGGCACGCTGGACGAAGCCCGGGGTGAAGACCGTCCTCACGCCGCTCCACGAGCGCTGCCTCCTCGCCGTCTGCCAACCCACCGAGTACGAGATGGTGCACTCGGCGCGGGACACCACGGAGGCGACCCGCATCAGCACCTGGCTCCACGCCTTCGACTACCTGCCGACCGACGAGGACGCCTTCAGCCGGGCCCTGGAGATCCAGCGCCATGCGCTCGACGCGGGCTTCCACCGCGCCCTGTCCCTTCCGGACCTGCTGATCGCCGCCACCGCCGCGCTGAACGGCCGGACCGTGCTCCACTACGACGGCGACTTCGACATGATCGCCTCCCTCACCGGTCAGCCCACCCGATGGGTCGTCCCGCTCGGCACCGCCGACCGCTGA
- the ligD gene encoding non-homologous end-joining DNA ligase — protein sequence MLATPTDRRSYDGSWLFERKLDGVRVLAVRDADGVRLLSRTGRDVSATYPEVVAALAAQRCADFTVDGEVVALRSGRTDFALLQQRMGLTDPRAVRASPVAVHYYVFDVLALAGWDTSRVPQRTRKTLLRDALEYGGPLRFTPHRNHDGDTPALLADACARGWEGLIAKRADAAYQPRRSRDWLKLKCAAGQEFVVGGFTEPAGSRIGFGALLLGYHDADGALRYAGKVGTGYRDRVLRQLRARLDGLARAASPFADPVRERSAHWAEPALVAQVAFTEWTRDGMLRHPRFLGLRDDRDPADVVREEPPG from the coding sequence ATGCTGGCCACCCCCACCGACCGCCGCTCGTACGACGGGAGCTGGCTCTTCGAGCGCAAGCTCGACGGCGTACGGGTGCTGGCGGTGCGCGACGCGGACGGGGTGCGGCTGCTGTCGCGCACCGGGCGGGACGTCAGCGCGACCTATCCCGAGGTCGTGGCGGCGCTCGCGGCGCAGCGGTGCGCGGACTTCACCGTCGACGGCGAGGTGGTGGCGCTGCGGTCGGGCCGTACCGACTTCGCGCTGCTCCAGCAGCGGATGGGGCTGACCGATCCGCGGGCGGTGCGGGCCAGCCCGGTGGCGGTGCACTACTACGTGTTCGACGTGCTGGCGCTGGCCGGCTGGGACACCTCCCGGGTGCCGCAGCGGACCCGCAAGACGCTGCTGCGGGACGCGCTGGAGTACGGCGGCCCGCTGCGCTTCACCCCGCACCGCAACCACGACGGCGACACCCCGGCGCTGCTCGCCGACGCCTGCGCGCGGGGCTGGGAGGGGCTGATCGCCAAGCGCGCGGACGCCGCGTACCAGCCGCGCCGGTCGCGGGACTGGCTGAAGCTGAAGTGCGCGGCCGGGCAGGAGTTCGTGGTCGGCGGCTTCACCGAGCCGGCCGGTTCGCGGATCGGGTTCGGCGCGCTGCTGCTGGGCTACCACGACGCGGACGGCGCGCTGCGCTACGCGGGGAAGGTGGGCACCGGGTACCGGGACCGGGTGCTGCGGCAGTTGCGGGCGCGGCTGGACGGGCTCGCGCGGGCCGCCAGCCCCTTCGCCGACCCGGTGCGCGAGCGGTCCGCGCACTGGGCCGAGCCGGCGCTCGTGGCGCAGGTCGCCTTCACCGAGTGGACCCGGGACGGGATGCTGCGCCACCCCCGGTTCCTGGGCCTGCGCGACGACAGGGACCCGGCGGACGTGGTCCGCGAGGAGCCGCCCGGCTGA
- a CDS encoding response regulator transcription factor: protein MTPAPPAAGEPALRVVVADDQAAVREGLVLMLDLLPGIDVVGSAADGRQALEVVAAQRPDAILLDLHMPVMDGIEATRRLTAEHPDVAIVVLTTYADDRSVLETLRAGARSYLTKDADRLHIAQTLRSATAGLTVLHPQVQATLLAATDPGPAEAGERFASGDAPGPGGGQGAHSGTEQAHRGALPDGLTRREAEILALIALGRNNAEIAGELFLSGNTVKTHINRIFAKTGSRDRAAATRYALRHGLD from the coding sequence GTGACCCCGGCTCCCCCCGCGGCCGGCGAGCCCGCCCTGCGCGTGGTGGTCGCCGACGACCAGGCCGCCGTGCGCGAGGGGCTGGTGCTGATGCTGGACCTGCTGCCGGGCATCGACGTGGTCGGCTCGGCGGCCGACGGCCGGCAGGCGCTGGAGGTGGTCGCCGCGCAGCGCCCGGACGCGATCCTGCTCGACCTCCACATGCCGGTGATGGACGGCATCGAGGCCACCCGGCGGCTCACCGCGGAACACCCGGACGTGGCGATCGTGGTGCTCACCACCTACGCGGACGACCGGTCGGTGCTGGAAACCCTCCGGGCCGGCGCGCGCAGCTACCTCACCAAGGACGCGGACCGGCTGCACATCGCGCAGACCCTGCGCAGCGCGACGGCCGGCCTGACGGTGCTGCACCCGCAGGTGCAGGCCACGCTGCTGGCCGCCACCGACCCCGGGCCGGCGGAGGCCGGCGAGCGGTTCGCGTCCGGGGACGCGCCGGGTCCCGGGGGCGGCCAGGGCGCGCACTCCGGTACGGAGCAGGCGCATCGCGGCGCGCTCCCGGACGGACTGACCCGGCGCGAGGCCGAGATCCTGGCGCTGATCGCCCTCGGCCGGAACAACGCCGAGATCGCCGGCGAGCTGTTCCTCAGCGGCAACACCGTCAAGACCCACATCAACCGGATCTTCGCCAAGACCGGCTCCCGGGACCGCGCGGCCGCCACCCGTTACGCGCTGCGGCACGGCCTGGACTGA
- a CDS encoding MarR family winged helix-turn-helix transcriptional regulator: MDPTATATADPTGTAGATGTAGATGTTTGTTTGSTAPTGAASPGPDAAHPADVVMESAAVGDEMARLMRLVGAWKQRVRDEGWGDRLLLGRLTEGGPRRATDLAADTLLDLSTVSRQIRSLVERGLVERRPDPEDGRGALLSPTGQGLAAVERYRAQRDQKLADALASWPSRDRREFGRLLARFNDDFGELHVRPVCAPGHQQGPAAPRP, encoded by the coding sequence GTGGACCCCACCGCCACCGCCACCGCGGACCCGACCGGAACCGCGGGCGCGACCGGAACCGCGGGCGCGACCGGCACCACGACCGGCACCACGACCGGGAGCACGGCCCCGACCGGCGCCGCCTCCCCCGGACCCGACGCGGCCCACCCCGCCGACGTCGTCATGGAGAGCGCCGCCGTCGGCGACGAGATGGCCCGGCTGATGCGGCTGGTCGGGGCGTGGAAGCAGCGGGTGCGGGACGAGGGGTGGGGCGACCGGCTGCTGCTGGGGCGGCTCACCGAGGGCGGTCCGCGCAGGGCCACCGACCTCGCCGCCGACACCCTGCTCGACCTGTCCACCGTGAGCCGGCAGATCCGCTCGCTGGTCGAGCGGGGCCTGGTCGAGCGGCGCCCCGATCCCGAGGACGGCCGCGGCGCCCTGCTCTCCCCCACCGGGCAGGGGCTCGCCGCGGTGGAGCGCTACCGCGCGCAGCGCGACCAGAAGCTGGCCGACGCGCTCGCCTCCTGGCCGAGCCGGGACCGCAGGGAGTTCGGCCGCCTGCTGGCCCGCTTCAACGACGACTTCGGCGAGCTGCACGTGCGGCCCGTGTGCGCGCCCGGCCACCAGCAGGGCCCCGCCGCGCCCCGGCCATGA
- a CDS encoding MFS transporter produces MPVPPTSEAVARLRRTPGSVVPGVSGPGSGPAAARAAAGAGEERQEAAAGRGRHLGPTAALVLLASIIVSLLAASSAPTPLYAVYQGEWGFSPITTTVVFGVYAVAVLLSLLVFGKISDHIGRKPVLFVALAAQAVAMVVFATAGGVDVLMAGRVVQGVATGAALGAIGAGLLDIDRIKGSVANSFAPPIGTAVGALASGLVVRFLPAPTHLVYYLLLGVFALQALGVVALREPVSRKRGALSSMVPEIKLPRAARGAIAVAAPVLFAVWSLAGFYGSLGPAITSRLVHSDSVVYGGLGLFVLAGAAALSVPVLRETPTRTVMVTGVVALIVGVAATLLAIGSGGGGTGAEIGFFAGSAVAGFGFGAGFQGGIRLVVPLVEPHERAGVLSLLYVVSYLGMGVPAVIAGVLVVHGGGLLDTVREYGVAVIVLAAAALAALLLGRRTPQAVRES; encoded by the coding sequence ATGCCCGTCCCCCCGACCAGCGAGGCAGTCGCCCGCCTGAGGCGCACGCCTGGGTCCGTGGTCCCCGGCGTCTCCGGGCCCGGTTCCGGCCCTGCCGCGGCCCGCGCGGCCGCGGGCGCGGGTGAGGAGCGGCAGGAGGCCGCCGCCGGCCGCGGCCGACATCTCGGGCCGACCGCCGCCCTGGTTTTGCTCGCCTCGATCATCGTGTCGCTGCTCGCCGCGTCCAGCGCCCCCACCCCGCTCTACGCGGTGTACCAGGGCGAGTGGGGCTTCTCCCCGATCACCACCACCGTCGTCTTCGGGGTGTACGCGGTGGCGGTGCTGCTGTCGCTGCTGGTCTTCGGGAAGATCTCCGACCACATAGGGCGCAAGCCCGTCCTGTTCGTCGCGCTCGCCGCGCAGGCGGTGGCGATGGTGGTGTTCGCCACCGCCGGCGGGGTCGATGTCCTGATGGCCGGCCGGGTGGTCCAGGGCGTTGCGACCGGTGCCGCCCTCGGCGCGATAGGCGCCGGTCTGCTCGACATCGACCGGATCAAGGGCTCGGTGGCGAACTCCTTCGCGCCCCCGATCGGCACCGCCGTCGGCGCCCTCGCCTCCGGGCTGGTGGTGCGGTTCCTGCCCGCCCCCACCCACCTCGTCTACTACCTGCTGCTCGGCGTCTTCGCCCTCCAGGCGCTCGGCGTGGTCGCGCTCAGGGAGCCGGTGAGCCGCAAGCGGGGCGCGCTGTCGAGCATGGTGCCCGAGATCAAGCTGCCCCGGGCCGCGCGCGGCGCGATCGCCGTGGCCGCGCCCGTGCTCTTCGCGGTCTGGTCGCTGGCCGGTTTCTACGGCTCGCTCGGCCCGGCGATCACCAGCCGCCTGGTGCACTCCGACTCCGTGGTCTACGGCGGGCTGGGGTTGTTCGTGCTGGCCGGCGCGGCCGCGCTGTCCGTGCCGGTGCTGCGCGAGACGCCGACCCGCACCGTGATGGTGACCGGTGTGGTCGCCCTGATCGTCGGGGTCGCGGCCACCCTGCTGGCCATCGGGTCGGGCGGGGGCGGGACCGGTGCGGAGATCGGCTTCTTCGCCGGCAGCGCCGTGGCCGGGTTCGGCTTCGGCGCCGGCTTCCAGGGCGGCATACGCCTGGTCGTCCCGCTGGTGGAGCCGCACGAACGGGCCGGGGTGCTCTCGCTGCTGTACGTGGTGTCCTACCTCGGCATGGGCGTGCCCGCGGTGATCGCCGGTGTGCTGGTGGTCCACGGCGGCGGTCTGCTCGACACCGTCCGGGAGTACGGCGTCGCGGTGATCGTGCTGGCCGCCGCGGCGCTCGCCGCCCTGCTGCTCGGCCGCCGCACCCCTCAGGCGGTGCGTGAGAGCTGA
- a CDS encoding RDD family protein: METLEGMRGADRIARVERAREAQRKRHPLTAEPPAHSRTAYACAGLAGRAPTGGGDVTTVELAATGRRFTALVLDLVIAAASLAAPGTLAAGLQYSVDPDGQGWFLLAFWLLGFVWLTFYGAVFATLWGGTPGMLLTGLRVARLWDGHARPTWRQAVRRARSMAVMGWLVPLLNVVVVLSRLGNVLTERPYHHGAFDTAARTVVVRRPRRP, translated from the coding sequence ATGGAGACGTTGGAGGGCATGCGCGGAGCGGACCGGATCGCGCGGGTCGAGCGGGCCCGCGAGGCGCAGCGCAAGCGGCACCCGCTCACGGCGGAACCCCCTGCGCACTCCCGCACGGCATACGCCTGCGCGGGGCTGGCCGGCCGGGCTCCGACGGGTGGCGGCGACGTCACCACCGTCGAACTGGCCGCCACCGGACGGCGCTTCACCGCGCTGGTGCTCGACCTGGTGATCGCCGCGGCCTCCCTCGCCGCGCCCGGAACACTCGCCGCCGGGCTCCAGTACTCGGTGGACCCCGACGGCCAGGGCTGGTTCCTGCTCGCCTTCTGGCTGCTCGGGTTCGTCTGGCTGACGTTCTACGGCGCCGTGTTCGCGACGCTCTGGGGCGGTACCCCCGGGATGCTGCTGACCGGGCTGCGCGTGGCCCGCCTCTGGGACGGCCACGCGCGGCCGACCTGGCGGCAGGCGGTGCGGCGGGCGCGCTCCATGGCGGTGATGGGCTGGCTGGTCCCGCTGCTGAACGTCGTGGTCGTGCTCAGCCGGCTCGGCAACGTCCTCACCGAGCGGCCCTACCACCACGGCGCCTTCGACACCGCCGCCCGCACCGTGGTGGTCCGCCGCCCGCGCCGCCCCTGA